The genomic window ACTACGCCGGCGCCTACGCGCAGGGCCTGCGCGATGCCGGGGTGCTGCCGGTGCTCAAACACTTCCCGGGTCACGGGCATGGCTCGGGCGATTCACACAAGGGCGGGGTGGTGACGCCGCCGCTGAGTGACCTGCAGACCGTCGACCTGGTGCCGTACCGGACGCTGGTGACCGCCGCGCCCGTCGGAGTCATGCTGGGTCACCTGCAGGTTCCCGGGCTGACCGGCGACGACCCGGCCACTCTGAGCCGGCCCGCGGTGCAGTTGCTGCGTGACGGCATCGGCTACGGCGCCCCGCCCTTCGACGGCCCGGTGTTCAGCGACGACCTGTCCAGCATGGCCGCGATCACCGAGCGGTTCGGCGTGGCCGAGGCGGTGCTGCGCACCTTGCAGGCCGGTATCGACGAGGCGCTTTGGGTCACCACCGACGAGGTGCCGGCCGTGCTCGACCGACTCGAGAAGTCCGTCGCGGCAGGCGAATTGGCCCTGCCCGCGGTGAACCAGTCGGTGGCGCGGCTGGCGGCGATGAAAGGCCCAAGTCGGGCGTGTGGACACTAATTTGCCGCATCATCGTTACTCTGGATTCAGATAGACGAGGCCCGGGGGCCTGAAAGGGCAGAGCACGATGGCAGGTGGTACCAAACGGTTGCCGCGCGCTGTCCGGGAGCAGCAGATGCTCGACGCCGCCGTGCAGATGTTCTCGGTCAACGGCTACCACGAGACCTCGATGGACACGATCGCGGCCGCGGCCGAGATCTCCAAGCCGATGCTCTACCTGTACTACGGCTCCAAAGAGGATCTGTTCGGCGCCTGCCTGAACCGCGAGCTGACCCGGTTCATCGAGGCGGTGCGCGCCGACATCGACTTCACCAAGAGCCCCCGGGACCTGTTGCGCAACACCATCGTGTCGTTCCTGCGCTACATCGATGCCAACCGCGCGTCGTGGATCGTGATGTACACCCAGGCCATCAGCTCGCAGGCGTTCGCCCACACCGTCCGCGAAGGACGCGAGCAGATCATCGAAATGGTGGCTGGGCTGGTGCGTTCCGGCAGCCGCACGCCGCGCTCGGACGCCGAGCACCAGATGATGGCGGTGGCCTTGGTGGGTGCCGGTGAGGCGATGGCCACCCGGCTGTCCACCGGGGACATCGACGTCGACGACGCCGCCGAGCTGATGATCGGGCTGTTCTGGCACGGCCTGCGCGGCGCGCCCCAGGACCGCGACGGCGCGCTGCCGGAAGTGGACGGCCACAACGTCGCTGCCGGCTGACCGCCGGTGACATAGATTCGAGCCGTGGCCTTCCGCGGGCGCCGCCAGTCGCACGTCGACTTCTTCTGCGCGGTCGTCATCGTCGGGTTGCTGGCCGGGGTTGCGGGCTTGTCCACGACGTTCGTGCTGCGCAGCGTTCAGCACCTGACCTATCACTACAGCTTCGGCACCATGCTGTCCGGCGTCAGGGCCAGCAGCACCACTCGGCGCGTGCTGGGACCGATGGTCGGCGCCGCACT from Mycobacterium shigaense includes these protein-coding regions:
- a CDS encoding TetR/AcrR family transcriptional regulator translates to MAGGTKRLPRAVREQQMLDAAVQMFSVNGYHETSMDTIAAAAEISKPMLYLYYGSKEDLFGACLNRELTRFIEAVRADIDFTKSPRDLLRNTIVSFLRYIDANRASWIVMYTQAISSQAFAHTVREGREQIIEMVAGLVRSGSRTPRSDAEHQMMAVALVGAGEAMATRLSTGDIDVDDAAELMIGLFWHGLRGAPQDRDGALPEVDGHNVAAG